One Etheostoma cragini isolate CJK2018 chromosome 6, CSU_Ecrag_1.0, whole genome shotgun sequence DNA window includes the following coding sequences:
- the LOC117945688 gene encoding vitelline membrane outer layer protein 1 homolog, whose protein sequence is MASLFTVVAMLAVLSSGLCEEKTFLQRAGAAFNSRQYRSLLTVTNGEQFGNWTWPEMCPDKFFAVGFSVRVEANQYGADDTALNGIRLICAKDGNRSFLYSIESHTGYFGDWTQPQYCPSGVLSSFQIRVEPHQGLFGDDTAINNIKFRCSSNPTLEGAGMDWGEYGH, encoded by the exons ATGGCCAGTCTTTTCACCGTTGTGGCCATGCTGGCTGTGTTGTCCTCTGGGTTATGTGAGGAGAAAACCTTTCTGCAGCGAGCTGGTGCGGCCTTTAACAGCAGACAGTACAGATCTCTGCTTACTGTGACCAACGGAGAGCAGTTTGGAAATTGGACCTGGCCAGAGATGTGTCCAGACAAGTTCTTTGCTGTTGGCTTCAGTGTTAGG GTGGAGGCTAACCAGTACGGGGCGGATGACACCGCTCTGAATGGGATCCGCCTCATCTGTGCCAAAGATGGGAACCGAAGCTTCCTGTACTCTATTGAATCCCACACTGGCTA CTTTGGTGACTGGACCCAACCCCAGTACTGCCCCAGTGGCGTGCTCTCCTCTTTCCAGATTCGCGTGGAGCCCCATCAGGGTCTTTTCGGTGATGACACGGCCATCAACAACATCAAGTTCCGCTGCAGCAGCAACCCGACGCTAGAGGGGGCCGGCATGGACTGGGGAGAGTACGGCCACTGA